The following proteins come from a genomic window of Flavobacterium eburneipallidum:
- a CDS encoding beta-galactosidase has translation MKKIIYLFLLFTIIGKAQNLYSVDISEATPQILSGHLKQGTHVAPNGDKLELNSLYFIKNGKPWYPVMGELHYSRIPKSQWEESILKMKAAGIDVIATYVFWIYHEEEQGKWNWEGDNDLKAFVSLCKKHHIFVFPRIGPWCHGEVRNGGFPDWIIAKGNTRSDNADYLSNVQKFYHQIATQLKGLYFKDGGPIIGVQIENEFRFNNPKGLAHILGLKKMAVQEGIDVPFYTATGWPGSDLKQVELVPVWGAYPEAPWDKKTIKLPLSNNYLFGALRNDAAIGSDLFGKQDDIKDYKGYRYPYATAEMGGGNQGTYHRRPIITSDDVTALAYTKIGSGANLMGYYMFHGGSNKIGKLSTLQESKATKYPNDYPIINYDFQSPIGEFGILKPSFYNFRILHTFLNEFGNDLVTYTSYFPNHVPKDEADKETLRFAVRAKENKGFVFVSQVQRQLEMSSVKNVQFQLKVNEEKNILFPENPINIEANTQAIFPFNMDLEGINLAYSTAQPLYKIEGKETLYVFFEVEGATPEFVFDKENITKVTFSNVVLEEKPNTYKFTNLHSGLNCIISFVTSKGKKVNVLTISKEQAKNAYKIAGEKNQKLIVANKELLIANNEIKISGNKKVDFYIYPKQSTLKSEANLREISNESELFKSYSMDLQGAEKDLALKEITDITPYLNKHNAYPVDERLVSVDGSNPGIQYQTNLTAVEGAKYYLLSLSEIKKYKEQSFNMILDYYGDTGAIYVDGKLMADNLYDGNLWKVGFNQTENKLDDKTVLLQIVPLTDERQIYFEPGIREVISGKESAGLKSGKISFSETITFTIK, from the coding sequence ATGAAAAAAATCATATACCTGTTCCTATTATTTACAATTATAGGAAAAGCCCAAAATCTATATTCTGTAGATATTAGTGAGGCAACACCGCAGATACTTTCAGGACATTTGAAGCAAGGTACTCATGTAGCTCCTAATGGAGATAAACTAGAATTAAACAGTCTTTATTTTATTAAAAACGGAAAACCATGGTATCCTGTCATGGGAGAATTGCATTATTCAAGGATTCCAAAAAGCCAGTGGGAAGAATCCATTTTAAAAATGAAAGCTGCTGGTATTGATGTTATTGCTACCTATGTTTTTTGGATATATCATGAAGAAGAGCAAGGGAAATGGAATTGGGAAGGAGATAATGATTTAAAAGCCTTTGTTTCACTTTGTAAAAAGCACCATATTTTTGTTTTTCCAAGAATAGGACCTTGGTGTCATGGAGAAGTGAGAAATGGAGGTTTTCCTGATTGGATTATAGCAAAAGGTAATACAAGAAGCGACAATGCTGATTATCTTTCTAATGTTCAAAAATTTTATCATCAAATAGCTACGCAATTAAAAGGATTGTATTTTAAAGATGGTGGACCAATTATAGGTGTACAAATAGAAAATGAATTTAGGTTTAACAATCCAAAAGGTTTAGCTCATATTTTAGGATTAAAAAAAATGGCTGTTCAGGAAGGAATAGATGTTCCTTTTTATACTGCTACAGGTTGGCCAGGGTCAGATTTAAAACAAGTAGAATTAGTACCTGTTTGGGGAGCTTATCCAGAAGCACCATGGGATAAAAAAACGATCAAACTTCCTTTATCTAACAATTACTTGTTTGGTGCCTTGAGGAATGATGCTGCCATTGGAAGTGATTTATTTGGTAAGCAAGATGATATCAAGGATTATAAAGGTTACAGATATCCTTATGCTACAGCGGAAATGGGAGGAGGAAATCAAGGAACTTATCATCGTAGACCTATTATTACTTCTGATGATGTGACCGCTTTGGCTTATACTAAAATAGGCTCGGGAGCTAATCTTATGGGGTATTATATGTTTCATGGTGGTTCTAATAAAATTGGAAAGCTATCCACATTACAGGAATCAAAGGCTACAAAATACCCTAATGACTATCCTATAATTAACTATGATTTTCAATCTCCTATAGGAGAGTTTGGTATTTTAAAACCGTCATTCTATAATTTTAGAATATTACATACTTTTTTAAATGAATTTGGAAATGATTTAGTTACCTATACTTCCTACTTTCCTAATCATGTGCCAAAAGATGAAGCTGATAAAGAAACATTAAGATTTGCTGTTAGGGCTAAAGAAAATAAAGGATTTGTCTTTGTAAGCCAAGTGCAACGTCAATTAGAAATGAGTAGTGTTAAAAATGTTCAGTTTCAATTAAAAGTAAACGAAGAAAAAAACATTCTTTTTCCTGAAAATCCAATTAATATAGAAGCTAATACCCAAGCAATATTTCCTTTTAATATGGATTTAGAAGGAATCAATCTGGCTTATTCAACTGCTCAACCTTTATATAAAATAGAAGGAAAGGAAACTCTTTATGTGTTTTTTGAAGTTGAAGGTGCTACTCCCGAATTTGTTTTTGATAAAGAGAATATTACAAAAGTTACCTTTAGTAATGTGGTTTTAGAAGAAAAACCGAATACGTATAAATTTACAAATTTACATTCGGGATTAAATTGTATCATATCGTTTGTAACTAGTAAAGGGAAAAAGGTTAATGTGCTTACAATTAGTAAAGAACAGGCTAAAAACGCATATAAAATTGCAGGTGAAAAAAATCAAAAATTAATAGTTGCTAATAAGGAGTTGTTAATTGCGAATAATGAGATTAAAATATCAGGAAATAAAAAAGTTGATTTTTATATTTATCCAAAGCAATCAACATTAAAATCAGAAGCAAATTTGCGGGAAATTAGTAATGAATCAGAATTGTTCAAATCATATTCTATGGATTTACAAGGTGCTGAAAAGGATTTAGCTTTAAAAGAAATAACGGACATTACTCCTTATTTAAATAAACACAATGCATATCCTGTAGATGAAAGACTTGTTTCAGTAGACGGCAGTAATCCGGGTATACAATATCAAACTAATTTAACGGCTGTTGAAGGGGCTAAATATTATTTGTTATCACTTTCCGAGATTAAAAAGTATAAGGAACAGTCATTTAATATGATTTTAGATTATTATGGTGATACAGGAGCCATATATGTAGATGGAAAGTTGATGGCCGATAATTTATATGATGGAAACTTATGGAAGGTCGGGTTTAATCAAACGGAAAATAAATTAGATGACAAGACTGTTTTATTGCAAATAGTACCACTTACTGATGAACGACAAATTTATTTTGAACCCGGAATCAGGGAAGTTATTTCCGGAAAAGAATCTGCGGGCTTAAAATCTGGAAAAATAAGTTTCAGCGAAACAATAACTTTTACCATTAAGTAA
- a CDS encoding beta-galactosidase, protein MRLLKTSKLILILVIFMTFITNAQVSKQAGTFVAADNTFLLNGKPFLVRAGEIHFPRIPREYWEQRIQMCKAMGMNTICIYLFWNFHEQQPDQFDFTGQKDVAEFVRLIQKNGMYCIVRPGPYACAEWDMGGLPWWLLKKNDIQVRTKDNPYFMERSTKYLKEVGKQLAPYQIQNGGNIIMVQVENEYGVFGKDVLYMSQVRDAVRNSGFDKVQLFRCDWSSNFFNYDVDGVYTALNFGAGSNIEKQFEKYKEIYPKAPLMCSEYWTGWFDYWGRAHETRSISSFIGSLKDMLDRNISFSLYMAHGGTSFGQWGGANAPPFGSMVASYDYNAPINEAGLPTDKFYAVRDLMKNYLNPGETIPEPPVNYPSISIPQLTFKESASLFENLPKANKTENIQSMEAFNQGWGRILYRTQLPESKTSFKLKITELRDWANIYINGKFIGNLDRRKDENTIEIPAVKKGDVLDILVEAMGRVNYGKTIIDRKGITEKVELLSGSNTTILKNWEVFNFPVDYNFQKKMKFKTEKAKGPAWYKATFELKTTGDTYIDMSTWGKGMVWVNGYNLGRYWKIGPQQTLFMPGCWLKKGKNEIIVLDLEIPTATQISGVTTPVLDKIVIDESLLHRKKGETLDLSVETPSDEGVFSSGQGWKEVTLKKEFEGQYFCLEALDSQNPKDTSTTIAEIELIGVDGLPINRSKWKIVYADSEEVSVGNYSAEKIFDQQESTIWSTGWTVSKTPHPHQVVVNMEDSVKIKGFKYLPRTDKSTNGNVKSYRFYIKPSAFIIKK, encoded by the coding sequence ATGAGATTATTGAAAACATCCAAATTAATTCTGATCCTCGTCATTTTTATGACATTCATTACCAATGCGCAAGTTTCGAAGCAAGCCGGAACATTTGTTGCTGCTGACAACACTTTTCTGTTAAACGGAAAACCATTTTTAGTACGAGCTGGAGAAATTCATTTTCCGAGAATTCCCAGAGAATATTGGGAGCAACGCATTCAAATGTGTAAAGCAATGGGGATGAATACCATTTGTATTTATCTTTTTTGGAATTTTCATGAACAGCAACCCGATCAATTTGACTTCACAGGCCAAAAAGACGTAGCCGAATTTGTGCGACTCATTCAAAAAAACGGAATGTATTGTATTGTTCGTCCTGGTCCTTATGCCTGTGCCGAATGGGATATGGGCGGTTTACCTTGGTGGCTTTTGAAGAAAAATGACATTCAAGTACGAACCAAAGACAATCCCTATTTTATGGAGCGTTCCACCAAATACTTAAAAGAAGTAGGAAAACAATTAGCGCCTTACCAAATTCAAAATGGTGGAAATATCATCATGGTTCAGGTCGAAAATGAATATGGAGTTTTTGGAAAAGACGTACTCTATATGTCACAAGTTCGTGATGCGGTTCGTAATTCAGGATTTGACAAAGTGCAATTGTTCCGTTGCGATTGGAGTTCTAATTTCTTCAATTATGATGTGGATGGCGTTTATACCGCATTGAATTTTGGAGCTGGTTCGAACATCGAAAAACAGTTCGAAAAGTATAAAGAAATTTATCCAAAAGCACCGCTAATGTGTAGCGAATATTGGACGGGTTGGTTTGATTACTGGGGACGAGCGCACGAAACTCGTTCGATTAGCAGTTTTATCGGCAGTTTAAAAGACATGTTGGATCGCAATATTTCGTTTAGTTTGTATATGGCTCACGGCGGAACTTCATTCGGACAATGGGGCGGAGCCAATGCGCCACCTTTTGGATCAATGGTCGCTTCGTATGATTATAACGCTCCAATAAATGAGGCTGGATTGCCTACAGATAAATTCTATGCGGTGCGTGATTTGATGAAAAATTATCTGAATCCTGGCGAAACCATTCCAGAACCACCTGTAAATTATCCTTCGATTTCGATTCCACAGCTCACTTTTAAGGAATCAGCATCGCTTTTCGAAAACCTTCCGAAAGCGAATAAAACAGAAAATATACAATCTATGGAAGCCTTCAACCAAGGCTGGGGACGCATTTTGTATCGTACACAATTGCCAGAAAGTAAGACTTCTTTTAAATTAAAAATTACCGAATTGCGCGATTGGGCAAACATTTATATCAATGGAAAATTCATAGGCAATTTAGACCGTCGCAAAGATGAAAACACGATTGAAATTCCTGCTGTTAAAAAAGGGGATGTTTTGGATATTTTGGTTGAAGCCATGGGACGAGTAAACTACGGAAAAACCATTATTGACCGAAAAGGAATTACCGAAAAAGTGGAACTATTGTCTGGTTCGAATACCACTATTCTTAAAAATTGGGAAGTTTTTAATTTTCCTGTAGATTATAATTTTCAGAAGAAAATGAAATTCAAAACCGAAAAAGCAAAAGGACCAGCTTGGTACAAAGCTACTTTCGAATTGAAAACTACTGGCGATACGTATATCGATATGAGTACTTGGGGCAAAGGAATGGTTTGGGTAAACGGATACAATTTAGGGCGTTATTGGAAAATTGGCCCTCAACAAACCTTGTTTATGCCAGGTTGTTGGTTGAAAAAAGGCAAAAATGAAATCATCGTTTTGGATTTAGAAATACCCACAGCAACACAAATTTCGGGTGTTACGACTCCTGTTTTAGATAAAATTGTAATCGACGAATCGCTTTTGCACCGTAAAAAAGGAGAAACACTAGATTTATCTGTAGAAACACCTTCAGATGAAGGCGTATTTTCAAGCGGTCAAGGTTGGAAAGAAGTCACTTTAAAGAAAGAATTTGAAGGTCAGTATTTCTGTTTAGAAGCTTTAGATTCTCAAAATCCTAAAGACACCAGCACCACTATTGCCGAAATTGAATTGATTGGTGTGGATGGTTTACCTATAAATCGTTCGAAATGGAAAATAGTTTATGCGGACAGCGAAGAAGTTTCGGTAGGAAACTATTCGGCTGAAAAAATATTCGACCAACAGGAATCTACGATTTGGTCAACAGGCTGGACTGTTTCAAAAACGCCACATCCACACCAAGTCGTGGTAAATATGGAGGATTCTGTAAAAATTAAAGGCTTTAAATATTTGCCCCGTACCGATAAAAGCACCAATGGAAATGTAAAATCGTATCGTTTTTATATTAAACCAAGCGCATTTATAATTAAAAAATAG